The following coding sequences are from one Halorubrum sp. BOL3-1 window:
- a CDS encoding class II aldolase/adducin family protein, translating to MTRDDADSGAGADSGAGTDSDGDPDLLREAREAVVEYAPALADLTPGRTGNLSVRDGDAVAVTPTGVPYDSFGAADVPVVSISGERLAGRMAPSSEVPMHTGIYTHDRPGAIVHTHSPWATTMATLHRKLPPVHYMIAAVGREVPLADYAPYGTEELAANVVAAMAEADSDAAILANHGLVVTGPDVETAVENTRHVEDICRLYLRASAVGDPHVLTDEQMATVEERFESYGQQPGEGD from the coding sequence GTGACCCGCGACGACGCGGACTCCGGCGCCGGCGCGGACTCCGGCGCCGGCACGGACTCCGACGGCGACCCCGACCTCCTGCGCGAGGCGCGCGAGGCGGTCGTCGAGTACGCGCCCGCGCTGGCGGACCTGACCCCGGGACGGACCGGAAACCTAAGCGTCCGCGACGGCGACGCCGTGGCGGTCACGCCCACGGGCGTCCCGTACGACTCCTTCGGCGCCGCCGACGTGCCCGTGGTCTCGATCTCGGGCGAGCGGCTGGCCGGCCGGATGGCGCCGTCGAGCGAGGTGCCGATGCACACGGGGATTTACACGCACGACCGGCCGGGCGCGATCGTCCACACCCACTCGCCGTGGGCGACGACGATGGCGACGCTTCACCGGAAGCTCCCGCCGGTCCACTACATGATCGCCGCGGTGGGGCGAGAGGTGCCGCTGGCCGACTACGCGCCGTACGGCACCGAGGAACTGGCCGCGAACGTCGTCGCCGCGATGGCCGAGGCCGACTCCGACGCGGCCATCCTCGCGAACCACGGGCTGGTGGTGACCGGTCCCGACGTCGAGACGGCGGTCGAGAACACCCGTCACGTCGAGGACATCTGTCGGCTCTACCTCCGCGCGTCCGCGGTCGGTGACCCGCACGTCCTCACCGACGAGCAGATGGCGACCGTCGAAGAGCGGTTCGAGAGCTACGGCCAGCAGCCGGGCGAGGGCGACTGA
- a CDS encoding ABC transporter permease — protein sequence MATETGGSTEPAEQTSREYADRLLSHQRVESLLGNGLYAFAALMLVFLWLPLLIIVFLSFAQSPNLLPFEGFTLGNYRGITGEPGLRSSVVASFSIATLSAIIATVLGVLSSFALTRHQFPLREVYRTFGIIPMIVPGVILGVGLRFYFLTVGIDPSFFATVLTHSLYGLPFVLLIVSARLYTFDESLEEAARDLGADPLTTFRDVTFPVIAPAIGAGFLFAWVRSFEDYIRALFVSGITTDPLTQWMFGKITKASAENLNVLNAVSTLIVLAIAIALAVAMNYGNVTGYVAGTRDEEE from the coding sequence ATGGCAACTGAAACGGGAGGGTCGACCGAACCGGCGGAGCAAACGAGCCGGGAGTACGCCGATCGGCTCCTCAGCCACCAACGGGTCGAGAGTCTGTTAGGAAACGGACTGTACGCCTTCGCAGCGCTGATGTTGGTGTTCCTGTGGCTGCCGCTGCTTATCATCGTCTTCCTCTCGTTCGCCCAGTCCCCCAACCTCCTGCCGTTCGAGGGGTTCACCCTCGGCAACTATCGGGGGATCACGGGGGAACCGGGACTGCGTTCGTCCGTCGTGGCCAGTTTCAGCATCGCGACGCTGTCCGCGATCATCGCGACGGTCCTCGGCGTGCTGTCGAGTTTCGCGCTCACGCGCCACCAGTTCCCGCTTCGGGAGGTGTACCGCACGTTCGGGATCATTCCGATGATCGTTCCGGGAGTGATCCTCGGCGTCGGGCTCCGATTCTATTTCCTGACCGTGGGGATCGACCCGTCGTTCTTCGCGACCGTGCTCACACACTCGCTGTACGGACTGCCGTTCGTCCTGCTCATCGTGAGCGCCCGCCTGTACACGTTCGACGAGTCGTTGGAGGAAGCGGCCCGCGACCTCGGCGCGGATCCCCTGACGACGTTCCGTGACGTCACCTTCCCGGTGATCGCGCCGGCGATCGGCGCGGGGTTCCTGTTCGCGTGGGTCCGCTCGTTCGAGGACTACATCAGGGCGCTGTTCGTCAGCGGCATCACCACGGATCCGCTGACGCAGTGGATGTTCGGCAAGATCACGAAGGCGTCGGCGGAGAACCTGAACGTCCTAAACGCCGTCTCGACGCTCATCGTCCTCGCCATCGCGATCGCGCTCGCCGTCGCGATGAACTACGGCAACGTCACCGGCTACGTCGCCGGGACGCGCGACGAGGAGGAGTGA
- a CDS encoding ABC transporter permease yields MAAPDRDETLRATLVRGLSRRRTSLGVTVGPSAIWIVLLLVAPLAFMTAVSFASIDSVTFDIIWEPTVNNYYDLVAGGTSEYSLGPLVYKATAFEKAVLLSYAIATVATVLCLVFAFPLAYVLARLDDRMFKIVIYLVLLPFFTMYLVRAYSWRLMFGQSGVLNQVLGAVGVGPVGAFEFGIPAIIVGLTHAYFPYMLITLYASLDGLDFSLIEAARDLGASRVEVVRDHIIPLTLPGIVGGCLFVFVPSVGAFITPQILGQGKVQMIGILIEQRAIGEATNAATASAASMAVVVSIVVAMFLVFRYVNLDELGGV; encoded by the coding sequence ATGGCCGCCCCGGACAGGGACGAAACGCTTCGGGCGACTCTGGTCAGAGGCCTGAGCCGCCGTCGCACTAGCCTCGGGGTAACCGTCGGTCCCAGTGCGATCTGGATCGTTCTGTTGTTGGTCGCGCCGCTGGCGTTCATGACGGCCGTCAGCTTCGCGTCGATCGACAGCGTCACCTTCGATATCATCTGGGAGCCGACGGTGAACAACTATTATGACCTGGTTGCCGGCGGCACGTCGGAGTACTCGCTCGGCCCGCTCGTATACAAAGCGACGGCCTTCGAGAAGGCGGTCCTGCTGTCCTACGCCATAGCGACGGTCGCGACCGTCCTCTGTCTCGTGTTCGCGTTCCCGCTGGCGTACGTGTTGGCCCGGCTCGACGACCGTATGTTCAAGATCGTGATATATCTCGTGCTTCTCCCGTTTTTTACCATGTACCTCGTCCGGGCGTACTCGTGGCGGCTGATGTTCGGGCAGTCCGGCGTGCTCAATCAAGTCCTCGGTGCCGTCGGTGTCGGCCCCGTCGGCGCGTTCGAATTCGGCATCCCGGCAATCATCGTGGGGTTGACACACGCGTACTTCCCGTACATGCTGATCACGCTGTATGCCAGCTTGGACGGACTGGACTTCTCGTTGATCGAGGCGGCCCGTGACCTCGGCGCGTCGCGGGTTGAGGTCGTCAGAGACCACATCATCCCGCTCACGCTGCCCGGCATCGTCGGCGGGTGTCTGTTCGTCTTCGTCCCGAGCGTCGGGGCGTTCATCACGCCGCAGATCCTCGGCCAAGGAAAGGTCCAGATGATCGGCATCCTCATCGAGCAACGAGCCATCGGGGAGGCGACCAACGCTGCCACCGCGAGCGCGGCGTCGATGGCGGTCGTGGTCTCGATCGTCGTCGCGATGTTCCTCGTGTTCAGATACGTCAACCTCGACGAGCTAGGGGGTGTCTGA
- a CDS encoding PotD/PotF family extracellular solute-binding protein yields the protein MSRCDEATNNIEVSTNSKRSGTDGVSRRAYLASAGAATMFASAGCAGGGGGTPTINVITWNDFAQDPVVESVEENVDATVEITSSTSSTEMFQQMNQSGDFDVAVPNNNLVSRFLDADLIEPINTDAVDNYGNIYQKFRDFVGQQFTQDGNAYGVPIRWGWYGYAYDTREVPDHEPSYSIMFEDDYVDTDLDGQVIMYDEAAKSMPVAALYLAASEGDSSYKEALTENDRMTFSEDQIQSMRDLLIDQKPSLEGYISSDTTFIQQFQQGNFLVGHSGRNEVVRLQENQGADWVEFVVPREGAMAWYETAVVSQASDNPETAWEVVNEYISPATGAELARQGKSPSCNPNVADELDEAEAELYGRIDPERIEQFIPFKDIDSDVQEPYNAAWEEVKA from the coding sequence ATGTCACGTTGTGACGAGGCAACAAACAACATTGAGGTGTCAACGAACAGCAAGCGATCGGGAACCGACGGAGTCAGTCGTCGGGCCTATCTCGCGAGCGCCGGTGCCGCGACGATGTTCGCGAGCGCCGGGTGTGCGGGAGGCGGCGGCGGAACCCCGACGATCAACGTCATCACCTGGAACGACTTCGCGCAGGATCCGGTGGTCGAAAGCGTCGAGGAGAACGTCGACGCCACGGTCGAAATAACGTCGTCGACGTCCTCGACGGAGATGTTCCAGCAGATGAACCAGAGCGGGGACTTCGACGTCGCTGTCCCGAACAACAACCTCGTTTCTCGGTTCCTCGACGCGGACTTGATAGAGCCGATAAATACGGACGCCGTCGACAACTACGGTAACATCTATCAGAAGTTCAGGGACTTCGTCGGTCAGCAGTTCACGCAGGACGGCAACGCCTACGGCGTCCCGATCCGGTGGGGGTGGTACGGATACGCGTACGACACCCGCGAGGTTCCGGACCACGAGCCCAGCTACAGCATCATGTTCGAGGACGACTACGTTGACACCGACCTCGACGGGCAGGTGATCATGTACGACGAGGCCGCCAAGTCGATGCCGGTGGCGGCGCTGTACCTTGCGGCATCGGAGGGTGACTCGTCCTACAAGGAGGCGCTCACCGAGAACGACCGGATGACGTTCAGCGAAGACCAGATCCAGAGCATGCGGGACCTGCTCATCGATCAGAAGCCGAGTCTCGAGGGGTACATCTCCTCGGACACCACGTTCATCCAGCAGTTCCAGCAGGGTAACTTCCTCGTCGGTCACTCCGGCCGGAACGAGGTCGTTCGACTCCAGGAGAATCAGGGCGCCGACTGGGTCGAGTTCGTCGTCCCACGGGAGGGCGCGATGGCGTGGTACGAGACGGCCGTCGTCTCTCAGGCATCGGATAACCCCGAGACGGCTTGGGAGGTCGTCAACGAGTACATCTCGCCGGCAACCGGCGCCGAACTGGCCCGTCAGGGGAAATCGCCGAGCTGTAATCCGAACGTTGCGGACGAGCTTGACGAGGCAGAGGCGGAGCTGTACGGCCGTATCGATCCCGAGCGGATAGAGCAGTTCATTCCGTTCAAGGACATCGACTCCGACGTTCAGGAGCCGTACAACGCCGCCTGGGAGGAGGTCAAAGCGTAG
- a CDS encoding ABC transporter ATP-binding protein produces the protein MAVHDGTLVELDDVRKRFGDVVAVEGIDFDVRQGEFFTLVGPSGCGKTTTLRMISGFEQPTEGQVRIDGRGMTAIPPEGRDTNLVFQHLSLFPHMTVGENVGYGLKKTGVEAAERDERIQEYLELVGLKGFGDRNPSELSGGQQQRVALARALVNEPAVLLLDEPLSSLDRKLRKRMQVELRQIHEKTQGSFFYVTHDQEVAMTLSDRIAVMNEGRIEQIGPPEEIYRDPASEFVADFIGDTNLFDGELVDGDVVRVGGLDGFTVPAGGVTADPTVSVRPEDFLVVDGDGVLTGEVVERYFQGDQTNYVVDPAADFEEVQVVVQGREGRVDTGDRVSLAVADGAPVVF, from the coding sequence ATGGCAGTACACGACGGGACACTCGTTGAACTCGATGACGTCCGGAAGCGGTTCGGCGACGTAGTCGCCGTCGAAGGAATCGACTTCGATGTCCGACAAGGCGAGTTCTTCACGCTGGTCGGCCCGTCGGGCTGCGGAAAGACCACCACCCTCCGGATGATCAGCGGCTTCGAGCAACCGACCGAGGGTCAGGTCCGCATCGATGGACGGGGAATGACGGCGATCCCGCCGGAGGGGCGGGACACGAACCTCGTGTTCCAACACCTCTCGTTGTTCCCACATATGACCGTCGGTGAGAACGTCGGCTACGGGCTGAAAAAGACCGGCGTCGAGGCCGCCGAACGGGACGAGCGGATCCAAGAATACCTCGAACTCGTCGGTCTGAAGGGATTCGGCGACCGAAACCCGTCCGAACTCTCCGGCGGACAGCAACAGCGGGTCGCGCTCGCGCGGGCGCTCGTCAACGAACCGGCGGTCCTGCTGCTCGACGAACCGCTGTCGAGTCTCGACCGCAAGCTCCGCAAGCGGATGCAGGTCGAACTCCGCCAGATCCACGAGAAAACGCAGGGATCGTTCTTCTACGTCACGCACGATCAGGAGGTCGCGATGACGCTCTCTGACCGGATCGCGGTGATGAACGAGGGCCGGATCGAACAGATCGGTCCGCCCGAGGAGATCTATCGCGATCCGGCCAGCGAGTTCGTCGCCGACTTCATCGGCGACACCAACCTCTTCGACGGCGAACTCGTCGACGGCGACGTTGTCCGCGTGGGCGGGCTCGACGGCTTCACCGTCCCGGCCGGCGGCGTCACGGCGGACCCGACCGTCTCCGTCCGGCCGGAGGATTTCCTCGTCGTGGACGGCGACGGCGTCTTGACCGGCGAGGTCGTCGAGCGTTACTTCCAGGGAGATCAGACGAACTACGTGGTCGACCCGGCCGCGGACTTCGAGGAGGTCCAAGTCGTCGTTCAGGGCCGCGAGGGTCGGGTCGATACCGGTGACCGCGTCTCGCTGGCCGTCGCCGACGGGGCCCCTGTAGTCTTCTGA
- a CDS encoding ribose 1,5-bisphosphate isomerase, protein MTEPTRHSAVEETAEEIATMEIRGAATIAAAAAEALADQAEAAAAADATGSDPEAFRASMRASARDLRETRPTAVSLPNALRYVLQRMEGESVDALRDSVVDASDAFVRQLDRAQDDLGQVGANRLADGDTVMTHCHSTDALACIEAAVEQGKSISAVVKETRPRQQGHITAERLRDAGVPVTLIVDSAARRYLDEVDHVVVGADSIAADGGVINKIGTSGLAVNARERGVPIMTAAQTIKLHPETLTGHTVEIEMRSEAEVIDAETREEVGEIAVENPAFDVTPPRYMDAIVTEHGQFPPESIVALMRELFGEGAAEPWAER, encoded by the coding sequence ATGACCGAACCGACGCGACACTCCGCGGTCGAGGAGACGGCGGAGGAGATCGCGACGATGGAGATCCGCGGCGCGGCGACCATCGCCGCCGCGGCCGCCGAGGCGCTCGCCGATCAGGCTGAGGCGGCGGCCGCGGCGGACGCGACGGGGAGCGACCCGGAGGCCTTCCGCGCGTCGATGCGTGCGTCCGCGAGGGACCTCCGCGAGACGCGTCCGACCGCGGTGTCGCTGCCGAACGCCCTCCGGTACGTCCTCCAGCGCATGGAGGGGGAGTCGGTCGACGCGCTCCGCGACAGCGTCGTCGACGCGAGCGACGCGTTCGTCCGCCAACTGGACCGCGCGCAGGACGACCTCGGGCAGGTGGGTGCGAACCGCCTCGCGGACGGCGACACGGTGATGACGCACTGCCACTCCACCGACGCGCTCGCGTGTATCGAGGCGGCGGTCGAGCAGGGGAAGTCGATCTCGGCGGTCGTCAAGGAGACGCGCCCCCGCCAGCAGGGCCACATCACCGCCGAGCGGCTCCGGGACGCCGGCGTCCCGGTCACGCTGATCGTCGACTCCGCGGCGCGGCGCTACCTCGACGAGGTCGACCACGTGGTCGTCGGCGCCGACTCGATCGCCGCGGACGGCGGCGTCATAAACAAGATCGGTACCTCGGGGCTGGCGGTTAACGCCCGCGAGCGCGGGGTCCCGATCATGACCGCGGCGCAGACGATCAAGCTACACCCGGAGACGCTGACGGGCCACACCGTCGAGATCGAGATGCGCTCGGAAGCGGAGGTCATAGACGCCGAGACCCGCGAGGAGGTCGGAGAGATCGCGGTCGAGAACCCCGCGTTCGACGTGACGCCGCCGCGCTACATGGACGCGATCGTCACCGAACACGGGCAGTTCCCCCCGGAGAGTATCGTGGCGCTGATGCGGGAACTGTTCGGGGAGGGCGCCGCCGAGCCGTGGGCCGAACGATGA
- a CDS encoding carbohydrate kinase family protein, with protein sequence MSGRDGLPVDGGTDDGDAGGDEGVDGTESHDGEVDDWDETVAAWDREVDEWEGDGPDGGRGDGGVDADSGAGTDEEVDAEAEADAADEVDPAVDRDPDLSPDDAGRVPKVVSAGHINWDVTIHVDSLPEPDGETRIDRLEQSGGGSAANVAVGLVDLGGQSVVYGSVGGDESGALALRELSKAGVDPGQVLVDAAEPTSVKYVIVDGGGELLMLANDGANESFSAAGLDRDTLAAADHLHLTGQQPETAAALATAAAEAGATRSFDPGRRVADREFDAALAASDVLFLNDREADALAAGTDVDPWEPDDRVVAIKLGDEGATVRTPHGSVSHPGFDADPVDTTGAGDAFAAGFLGAALREPEIAGDGFSNDPRDYQVPILVGNACGAVATESVTARTGLSWERVRGRMGESPETDLLIEVRD encoded by the coding sequence ATGAGCGGGCGCGACGGTCTCCCGGTCGACGGCGGGACCGACGACGGCGACGCCGGCGGCGACGAGGGCGTCGACGGTACCGAGAGCCACGACGGCGAGGTCGACGACTGGGACGAGACGGTCGCGGCGTGGGACCGCGAGGTCGACGAGTGGGAGGGCGACGGACCGGACGGCGGCCGCGGCGACGGCGGCGTCGACGCTGACAGCGGAGCCGGCACCGACGAGGAGGTCGACGCCGAAGCTGAAGCCGACGCCGCCGACGAGGTCGACCCGGCGGTCGACCGCGACCCGGATCTGAGTCCCGACGACGCCGGCCGCGTGCCGAAGGTCGTCTCCGCGGGCCACATCAACTGGGACGTGACGATCCACGTCGACAGCCTGCCCGAGCCGGACGGCGAGACTCGGATCGATCGGCTCGAACAGTCCGGCGGCGGCAGCGCCGCGAACGTCGCGGTCGGACTCGTCGACCTCGGCGGCCAGTCGGTCGTCTACGGCAGCGTCGGCGGCGACGAGTCGGGCGCGCTGGCGCTCCGCGAGCTGTCGAAGGCCGGCGTCGACCCCGGACAGGTGCTGGTCGACGCCGCCGAGCCGACCTCGGTGAAGTACGTCATCGTCGACGGCGGCGGCGAGCTGCTCATGCTCGCCAACGACGGCGCCAACGAGTCGTTCTCGGCGGCCGGACTCGACCGCGACACGCTCGCGGCCGCCGACCACCTCCACCTCACCGGGCAACAGCCCGAGACCGCGGCGGCGCTCGCGACCGCGGCGGCCGAGGCGGGCGCGACCCGGAGCTTCGACCCGGGCCGCCGGGTCGCGGACCGCGAGTTCGACGCGGCGCTCGCGGCGAGCGACGTCCTGTTCCTCAACGACCGCGAGGCCGACGCGCTCGCGGCCGGGACCGACGTCGACCCGTGGGAGCCGGACGACCGCGTCGTCGCGATCAAGCTCGGGGACGAGGGGGCGACGGTCCGGACGCCGCACGGCAGCGTCTCCCATCCCGGCTTCGACGCCGACCCGGTCGACACGACCGGCGCGGGCGACGCCTTCGCGGCCGGGTTCCTCGGGGCCGCGCTCCGGGAGCCGGAGATCGCCGGCGACGGCTTCTCGAACGACCCGCGCGACTACCAGGTGCCGATCCTCGTCGGGAACGCCTGCGGCGCGGTCGCGACCGAGTCGGTGACGGCTCGGACGGGCCTCTCGTGGGAGCGCGTCCGGGGGCGGATGGGCGAGTCGCCCGAGACGGACCTCCTCATCGAGGTCCGCGATTGA
- a CDS encoding asparaginase domain-containing protein produces the protein MIGVDRRDRRERRTDRDRPAARADGGRPLVAVVACGGTIASEPSGGGAAPEKTGADLVEAVPAVADHARVTTREVCSQPGFDVRWRDVLATATAVRDAVGERPGDADGAGGSAEEVADGVVVTHGTDTLADTAFALDVLTDIDAPVVVTGAQRRLDEPSTDVPANLSLGVRAAADDRFTPGVHVAFDDDLHAARDVVKGHSNALSTMTSPGAGPVATFTRAASRRLRTPERGVPVDPLADAIEDAADVPEVPVVHSGTGVGAEAFERALDADVGGVVVEGTGLGNVTGALGDAIGEATESVPVVVAGRPPAGPTEPVYGTPGGAVTLADHGATFAGDLSAGKARVALALGLAAGLDRDGVEALFARA, from the coding sequence ATGATCGGAGTCGACCGCCGCGACCGACGCGAACGCCGAACCGACCGAGACCGTCCCGCTGCGCGCGCCGACGGCGGCCGCCCGCTGGTTGCGGTCGTCGCCTGCGGCGGCACCATCGCCTCGGAGCCGAGCGGCGGCGGTGCGGCCCCGGAAAAGACCGGCGCCGACCTCGTGGAGGCGGTGCCGGCCGTGGCCGACCACGCGCGGGTGACGACCAGGGAGGTGTGCTCACAGCCGGGGTTCGACGTTCGGTGGCGAGACGTGCTCGCGACCGCGACCGCCGTGCGGGACGCGGTCGGCGAGAGACCGGGAGACGCCGACGGGGCGGGTGGGTCCGCCGAAGAGGTCGCGGACGGCGTCGTCGTCACCCACGGGACGGACACCCTCGCTGACACCGCGTTCGCGCTCGACGTCCTCACCGACATCGACGCGCCGGTCGTCGTGACGGGCGCGCAGCGCCGGCTGGACGAACCCTCCACCGACGTGCCGGCGAACCTCTCGCTCGGGGTTCGGGCGGCCGCGGACGACCGGTTCACGCCCGGGGTCCACGTCGCGTTCGACGACGACCTTCACGCCGCCCGCGACGTCGTGAAGGGCCACAGCAACGCGCTGTCGACGATGACGTCTCCGGGAGCAGGACCGGTCGCGACGTTCACCCGCGCCGCCTCGCGGCGCCTTCGGACGCCCGAGCGCGGCGTTCCGGTCGACCCGCTCGCGGACGCGATCGAGGACGCTGCGGACGTGCCCGAGGTCCCGGTGGTCCACTCCGGGACCGGCGTCGGCGCCGAGGCGTTCGAGCGCGCGCTCGACGCGGACGTCGGCGGAGTCGTGGTCGAGGGGACCGGTCTCGGAAACGTCACGGGCGCGCTCGGCGACGCGATCGGCGAGGCGACCGAGTCCGTCCCGGTCGTCGTCGCCGGCCGTCCGCCGGCGGGACCGACGGAGCCGGTGTACGGGACGCCGGGAGGCGCCGTTACGCTCGCGGACCACGGAGCGACGTTCGCCGGGGACCTCTCGGCCGGGAAGGCGCGCGTCGCGCTCGCGCTCGGCCTCGCCGCCGGTCTCGACCGAGACGGGGTCGAGGCGCTGTTCGCGCGGGCATAA
- a CDS encoding DUF255 domain-containing protein: protein MSDETRVEWRDWGPEAFAEADERDRPVLLSLSATWCEGCHEMDATTYAEPRIAANIEEGFVPVRVDVDRHPRVRERYNMGGFPTTAFLTPEGRLLTGAGYLDVDGMRQVLESVRTMWADKGREAGRIPRALDADLPPSGELTDAIESHLAGQLEAKYDDEHAGWGTDAKFPLPRTVEFALKRDRSRALRTLDAVRDHLADDVDGGFFRYGGTRDWGDIAYEKPLDTNAAVTRAFANAFLYTGDDAYLDPALDAVEFLTGDLWTGYGVGGSLGPGLGRAYYAAPSEDRADLDEPRRDLTVFAGGNALAADALLAAAAYTDDERAREHADRILDGLEGDLIDVESGEVTHYRGGDDVGESDLLEDAARVVGAYVRAAGVRGEGADVARAVADRAIDRLRVDGSFVDGRRAGSGLLDRSFRPLDANVEMATALCDLAALTGEDRYREIAHETAEAFAGATERLSVQVAGYGSLVGRLRRGTTVIAVGTEPGSDLHRAAWRVADHEKVIAPNAHADDAAAPRSVPAGTAVVLADDGASEPAETPDELMDRVSDVLA, encoded by the coding sequence ATGAGCGACGAGACTCGCGTCGAGTGGCGCGACTGGGGCCCCGAGGCGTTCGCCGAGGCCGACGAGCGCGACCGTCCGGTGCTGCTCTCGCTGTCGGCCACGTGGTGCGAGGGCTGTCACGAGATGGACGCGACCACCTACGCCGAGCCGCGGATCGCCGCCAACATCGAGGAGGGGTTCGTCCCCGTCCGCGTCGACGTCGACCGCCACCCGCGGGTCCGCGAGCGGTACAACATGGGCGGGTTCCCGACGACCGCCTTCCTCACCCCCGAGGGGAGGCTGCTGACCGGCGCGGGCTACCTCGATGTCGACGGCATGCGGCAGGTCCTCGAATCGGTCCGGACGATGTGGGCCGACAAGGGCCGCGAGGCGGGCCGAATCCCCCGCGCACTCGACGCCGACCTCCCGCCCAGCGGCGAGCTGACGGACGCGATCGAGAGCCACCTGGCGGGGCAGTTGGAGGCGAAGTACGACGACGAGCACGCCGGCTGGGGGACCGACGCGAAGTTCCCGCTCCCCCGGACCGTCGAGTTCGCGCTGAAGCGCGACCGGAGCCGCGCGCTCCGGACGCTCGACGCGGTCCGCGACCACCTCGCGGACGACGTCGACGGGGGGTTCTTCCGGTACGGGGGCACCCGCGACTGGGGAGACATCGCCTACGAGAAGCCGCTCGACACGAACGCCGCGGTGACCCGCGCGTTCGCCAACGCGTTCCTCTACACCGGCGACGACGCCTACCTCGACCCCGCGCTCGACGCGGTCGAGTTCCTCACCGGCGACCTCTGGACCGGCTACGGCGTCGGCGGGAGCCTCGGTCCCGGACTCGGTCGGGCGTACTACGCGGCGCCCTCCGAGGACCGCGCGGACTTGGACGAACCGCGGCGCGACCTGACGGTTTTCGCCGGGGGCAACGCGCTCGCCGCGGACGCGCTGCTCGCGGCCGCCGCCTACACCGACGACGAGCGCGCCCGCGAGCACGCCGACCGGATCCTCGACGGACTCGAAGGCGACCTGATCGACGTCGAGAGCGGCGAAGTGACCCACTACCGCGGCGGCGATGACGTCGGGGAGTCCGACCTGCTCGAAGACGCCGCCCGGGTCGTCGGGGCGTACGTCCGCGCCGCCGGCGTGCGCGGCGAGGGAGCCGACGTCGCCCGGGCGGTCGCGGACCGGGCGATCGATCGGCTCCGCGTCGACGGGTCGTTTGTCGACGGCCGCCGCGCCGGGTCGGGACTGCTCGACCGGTCGTTCCGGCCGCTCGACGCCAACGTGGAGATGGCGACGGCGCTCTGCGACCTGGCGGCGCTCACCGGCGAGGACCGCTACCGAGAGATCGCGCACGAGACGGCCGAGGCGTTCGCCGGCGCCACCGAACGCCTGAGCGTTCAAGTCGCCGGCTACGGGAGCCTCGTCGGTCGCCTCCGCCGCGGCACAACCGTCATCGCGGTCGGGACCGAACCCGGGAGCGACCTCCACCGCGCCGCGTGGCGGGTCGCCGACCACGAGAAGGTGATCGCCCCGAACGCCCACGCGGACGACGCGGCCGCGCCGCGGTCGGTCCCGGCCGGCACCGCGGTCGTCCTCGCGGACGACGGCGCCTCCGAGCCGGCGGAAACGCCGGACGAGTTGATGGACCGCGTCAGTGACGTGCTGGCCTGA
- a CDS encoding TrmB family transcriptional regulator, with amino-acid sequence MASLRDLGLSEYEARAYRALLRTGPTTAKELSRASEVPMGRIYDVLNSLEQHSLVRSQAASRPKKYVAVEPDAALDRLLDEKKEELQTRVEQYESVVDDLSTELDAGEPVDGQFWTAAVGAEEATDLLLERIAAAERRVVVVAGAPATGFDLGTVGERVTAELESALERGVEIRVLLSPATVDELPRSVGRRYTSELAEVDGFEVRTTPGVDGTFNVFDEIEVCIEVPHPLSADEPFAMIDVKDIEFATSVKDQFEPRWAEAEPLTFG; translated from the coding sequence ATGGCATCTCTCCGCGATCTTGGGCTCTCCGAGTACGAGGCCCGGGCGTACCGCGCACTCCTCCGGACCGGGCCGACCACCGCGAAAGAGCTTTCTCGGGCCAGCGAGGTCCCGATGGGCCGGATATACGACGTGCTCAACAGTTTAGAACAACACAGCTTGGTCCGCAGCCAGGCGGCCAGCCGCCCGAAAAAGTACGTCGCGGTCGAGCCGGACGCCGCGCTCGACCGCCTGCTCGACGAGAAGAAGGAGGAGCTTCAGACGCGGGTCGAACAGTACGAGTCGGTGGTCGACGACCTGTCGACCGAACTCGACGCCGGCGAGCCGGTCGACGGCCAGTTCTGGACCGCGGCGGTCGGCGCCGAGGAGGCGACCGACCTCCTCTTAGAGCGGATCGCCGCGGCGGAGCGGCGGGTCGTCGTGGTCGCGGGCGCGCCCGCGACCGGCTTCGACCTCGGCACGGTCGGTGAGCGTGTGACCGCCGAACTGGAGTCGGCGCTCGAACGCGGCGTGGAGATCCGGGTGTTGCTGTCGCCGGCGACGGTCGACGAGCTTCCCCGGAGCGTCGGCCGCCGGTACACCTCGGAGCTGGCCGAGGTGGACGGGTTCGAGGTCCGGACGACTCCCGGCGTCGACGGGACGTTTAACGTGTTCGACGAGATCGAGGTGTGTATCGAGGTGCCACACCCCCTGTCGGCCGACGAGCCGTTCGCGATGATCGACGTGAAGGACATCGAGTTCGCGACGAGCGTGAAAGATCAGTTCGAGCCGCGGTGGGCGGAGGCGGAGCCGCTGACGTTCGGGTGA